One Pseudodesulfovibrio cashew DNA window includes the following coding sequences:
- a CDS encoding MBL fold metallo-hydrolase, which yields MYFKQITTPGLGCFSYVIGCPAAREMVVVDPKRDVQDYLDISREEGMKITHVIDTHVHADHVSGTHELKSLTGCDIMVYETSPVSYDFTPLKEGQKLVVGNAGLEVLHTPGHTPDALSLLVTDFTRGDEPWMILTGDVLFVGDIGRPDLVGDAKLDEQIDNLYNTLYIKFQKYPDSLEVFPAHGAGSLCGRGMSSKPSSTLGFERRHNPMLGFDSYESFHLAMSQNFPARPKSFTHIISTNAGGAPLLERCPLDRAMEPARFEERMLDGAAVIDVRDAAAFAGYHIPGSINIGFEPSLANWVGMVVDPKADLLLVVESKEDYDRMCIELHRIGYDNIFGYLTGGIQSWVYSGRPVEKLSIDSAQDLQNCQAENKPVSLIDVRTPGETAGGVIPGAVKFPLADILDGKFDLSEDDHHILYCASGYRSNIAASYLQRHGFWNVRALAGGFLAWSRAGYEVEK from the coding sequence ATGTATTTCAAGCAGATCACCACTCCCGGCCTCGGCTGCTTTTCCTACGTCATCGGCTGTCCGGCCGCACGCGAAATGGTTGTCGTCGACCCCAAGCGGGACGTACAGGACTACCTGGATATCTCTCGTGAAGAAGGCATGAAAATCACCCATGTTATCGATACCCACGTCCACGCGGACCACGTTTCCGGCACACACGAACTCAAATCACTGACCGGATGCGACATCATGGTCTACGAGACCTCGCCGGTAAGCTATGACTTCACTCCCCTCAAGGAAGGCCAAAAACTGGTGGTGGGCAACGCCGGACTTGAGGTCCTGCACACGCCCGGCCACACGCCCGACGCCCTCTCCCTGCTGGTCACGGATTTCACCCGCGGCGACGAGCCGTGGATGATCCTCACCGGCGACGTGCTGTTCGTAGGCGACATCGGACGGCCCGACTTGGTGGGTGACGCCAAGCTCGATGAGCAGATCGACAACCTCTACAACACGCTCTACATCAAATTCCAGAAATATCCCGACAGCCTGGAGGTCTTTCCGGCCCACGGTGCGGGCTCCCTCTGCGGGCGTGGCATGAGTTCCAAGCCCAGCTCCACCCTCGGGTTCGAGCGCCGCCACAATCCCATGCTCGGTTTCGATTCTTACGAGTCGTTCCACCTGGCCATGAGCCAGAATTTCCCGGCACGCCCCAAATCCTTCACGCACATCATCTCCACCAACGCGGGCGGTGCGCCCCTGCTGGAGCGCTGCCCTCTGGACAGAGCCATGGAGCCTGCGCGTTTTGAGGAACGGATGCTCGACGGAGCCGCAGTCATCGACGTACGCGACGCCGCCGCCTTTGCCGGATACCACATCCCCGGTTCCATCAACATCGGGTTCGAACCCAGCCTGGCCAACTGGGTGGGCATGGTCGTGGACCCCAAGGCGGACCTCCTGCTGGTGGTCGAGTCCAAGGAAGACTACGATCGCATGTGTATCGAACTCCATCGTATCGGATACGACAACATCTTCGGCTACCTGACCGGCGGCATCCAGTCGTGGGTCTACAGCGGCCGTCCCGTGGAGAAACTGTCCATCGACTCCGCCCAGGACCTCCAGAACTGCCAGGCCGAGAACAAGCCCGTCAGCCTAATCGACGTGCGCACACCGGGTGAGACCGCAGGAGGCGTCATCCCCGGAGCCGTGAAGTTCCCACTGGCCGACATTCTCGACGGCAAGTTCGACCTCTCCGAGGATGACCACCACATCCTCTACTGCGCGTCGGGCTACCGCTCCAACATCGCGGCCTCCTACCTGCAACGGCACGGATTCTGGAACGTCCGCGCCCTGGCGGGCGGTTTCCTCGCCTGGAGCCGGGCCGGATATGAAGTAGAAAAATAA
- a CDS encoding Na/Pi cotransporter family protein, whose translation MTFAILSGLFGGLGLFLLGMHMMTKGLRNAAGPALRQILGKWTKTPLRGLFSGFMITALVQSSSAITVAVIGFVNAGLMNLPQSVGVIYGANIGTTVTGWIVSAVGVNVKIKALALPMIGVGAILRLTGGDSRWKHIGDALTGFGLFFLGIEVLQNAFKSVEAVIDLSAFNIGGFPGLVLFVLIGFALTLVMQSSSAAMALVLTAAMTGVVTLESAAAAVIGTNIGTTTTAGLSVIGATYNAKKVAAAHVLFNGATGLVALFLIPIFLRIADAIPAMSGPTHAATGLAVFHTAFNLLGVVIFLPFTRRLVTFLNEHIGKEFEQLGKPVYLDKNVLNAPTLAMDALFMELGRLGEMTRQTCQEALSSKFRHRDFIRNRASIDELTGHIRAFCVKMQHMDLPDQVATRLPRALRVIQYYRKTLNVINEVFKGHPLLDLSLQEPAKSVAHAFRRNVRDILNVAHTPCAEEFEDLDSMLLNLHDHYQDLKEELLLVGAKGDLEIDRMVALLDYYSRMRQMCEQAAKGTIYWSRLRSLNITCANADEENQYAWKPEE comes from the coding sequence ATGACCTTCGCCATTCTCTCGGGACTCTTCGGCGGCCTCGGCCTGTTCCTGCTGGGCATGCACATGATGACCAAAGGGCTGCGGAACGCCGCCGGCCCAGCCTTGCGGCAAATCCTCGGCAAATGGACCAAAACGCCGTTGCGCGGACTGTTCTCGGGTTTCATGATCACCGCACTGGTCCAGTCCTCCAGCGCCATCACCGTAGCCGTCATCGGCTTCGTCAACGCAGGGCTAATGAACCTGCCGCAATCCGTTGGCGTCATCTACGGCGCAAACATCGGCACCACGGTCACGGGCTGGATTGTCAGCGCCGTTGGCGTCAACGTGAAAATAAAGGCGCTCGCCCTGCCCATGATCGGTGTGGGTGCGATTCTCCGCCTGACCGGCGGCGATTCCCGATGGAAACACATCGGTGACGCCCTGACGGGCTTCGGTCTTTTTTTTCTTGGCATCGAAGTCCTCCAGAACGCCTTCAAAAGCGTGGAAGCGGTCATCGATTTATCGGCCTTCAACATCGGCGGCTTTCCCGGCCTCGTCCTCTTCGTGCTCATCGGCTTCGCCCTGACCCTGGTCATGCAGAGTTCCAGCGCAGCCATGGCCCTGGTGCTCACGGCGGCCATGACCGGAGTGGTGACCCTGGAGAGTGCGGCGGCAGCGGTCATCGGGACCAACATCGGCACCACGACCACGGCTGGCCTCTCCGTCATCGGCGCAACCTACAACGCCAAAAAGGTGGCCGCAGCCCATGTACTCTTCAACGGCGCCACTGGATTGGTGGCGCTATTCCTGATCCCGATCTTTCTCCGGATAGCCGATGCCATCCCGGCCATGAGCGGTCCGACTCATGCGGCAACGGGCCTTGCCGTTTTCCACACCGCCTTCAATCTCCTCGGCGTGGTGATTTTCCTTCCCTTCACCCGCAGGCTGGTTACTTTTCTCAATGAGCATATCGGCAAGGAATTCGAACAGCTGGGTAAACCGGTTTATCTGGACAAGAACGTCCTCAACGCCCCGACCCTGGCCATGGACGCCTTGTTCATGGAATTGGGACGGCTGGGCGAAATGACCCGGCAGACGTGCCAGGAAGCCCTTTCCTCCAAGTTTCGCCACAGGGATTTCATTCGAAACAGGGCGTCCATCGATGAGCTGACAGGACACATACGTGCCTTCTGCGTCAAGATGCAGCACATGGATCTTCCCGACCAGGTGGCGACCCGACTGCCAAGAGCGCTAAGGGTAATCCAGTACTACCGCAAGACCCTGAACGTCATCAACGAAGTCTTCAAAGGGCACCCCCTCCTGGACCTCTCCCTGCAGGAACCGGCCAAGAGCGTGGCCCACGCCTTCCGGCGCAACGTCAGGGACATTCTGAACGTGGCGCACACGCCCTGCGCCGAAGAGTTTGAGGACCTGGACAGCATGTTACTCAACCTTCACGACCACTACCAGGATCTGAAAGAGGAGTTGTTGCTGGTCGGCGCCAAAGGCGACCTGGAAATCGACAGAATGGTGGCCCTGCTGGACTACTACTCCCGTATGCGCCAGATGTGCGAACAGGCGGCCAAGGGGACCATTTACTGGTCCAGGCTAAGGAGCCTGAATATCACCTGCGCCAATGCGGACGAAGAAAATCAATACGCCTGGAAACCGGAAGAATAA
- a CDS encoding ABC transporter permease — protein sequence MTRFSLKRFRAMVGKEFVQMRRDRLTFAMMIGIPLLQLILFGYAINSDPRHLPTAVLSGDNTPCSRAIVAAMQTSTFFDFTNSPKTREDAAYLLREGRVQFVLTIPQSFERDLLRGERPVLLLEADATDPTATGLAVASFPEIVRRALEKELKGPNAVLNQGASPVDIRIHNEYNPEGETQYNIVPGLMGVILTLTLVMITSLAITRESERGTMEHLLSTPIRPLEVMLGKIIPYILVGYIQMTLITVAARFLFGVPMHGSVPMAFVLSLVFIGANLSVGVTVSTVACNQLQAVQMSIFFFLPSLLLSGFMFPFRGMPQWAQIIGSALPLTHYLRLVRGILLKGNGLAESLPHVWPILTFWAIVIMIGLKRYRQTLD from the coding sequence ATGACCAGGTTCTCCCTGAAACGCTTTCGAGCCATGGTCGGCAAGGAGTTCGTGCAGATGCGCCGCGACCGCCTGACCTTCGCCATGATGATCGGCATCCCGCTTCTCCAGCTCATCCTGTTCGGATACGCAATCAACTCGGACCCCCGCCACCTGCCCACGGCAGTCCTGTCAGGAGACAACACGCCCTGCTCCCGGGCCATTGTGGCGGCAATGCAGACCAGCACATTCTTCGATTTCACCAACTCCCCCAAGACGCGCGAGGATGCCGCCTACCTCCTGCGCGAGGGACGGGTCCAGTTCGTTCTGACCATCCCCCAGAGCTTCGAGCGCGACCTGCTGCGCGGGGAGCGTCCCGTGCTCCTGCTCGAAGCCGACGCCACCGATCCAACGGCGACGGGGCTCGCGGTCGCCTCCTTCCCGGAGATCGTCCGCCGTGCCCTGGAAAAGGAGCTGAAGGGTCCCAACGCCGTACTGAACCAGGGAGCTTCCCCCGTGGATATCCGCATCCACAACGAATACAACCCTGAGGGAGAAACCCAGTACAACATCGTTCCAGGCCTCATGGGTGTTATCCTGACGCTGACCCTGGTCATGATCACCTCACTGGCCATCACCAGGGAATCGGAACGAGGGACCATGGAGCATCTCCTGTCCACCCCCATCCGCCCTCTGGAGGTCATGCTGGGCAAGATCATTCCCTACATCCTGGTCGGCTACATCCAGATGACGCTGATCACCGTGGCCGCGAGGTTCCTCTTCGGGGTGCCAATGCACGGCAGTGTGCCCATGGCCTTCGTGCTCTCCCTGGTCTTTATCGGCGCCAATCTTTCCGTGGGGGTGACCGTCTCCACCGTGGCATGCAACCAGCTCCAGGCGGTACAGATGTCCATTTTCTTCTTCCTGCCCTCGCTCCTCCTCTCCGGGTTCATGTTCCCCTTCCGTGGCATGCCCCAATGGGCTCAGATCATCGGTTCGGCCCTGCCCCTGACCCACTACCTCCGGCTTGTCAGGGGCATCCTGCTCAAGGGCAACGGGCTGGCCGAATCCCTGCCCCACGTCTGGCCCATCCTCACCTTCTGGGCAATCGTGATCATGATCGGGCTCAAGCGGTATCGCCAAACCCTGGATTGA